The Arachis ipaensis cultivar K30076 chromosome B07, Araip1.1, whole genome shotgun sequence genome includes a window with the following:
- the LOC107605890 gene encoding PP2A regulatory subunit TAP46, protein MGESRMEEMTLPGLFEKARKIHATVTESGGADDETVRKGCEALEKCEEMVSKLGLFSPNETKDDISTNNLKYLLVPFYLAELTERITQDDRLQVIKASQAKLKEFISFCEAMELVPKEELEFYSQGVPKSVADQRARKIARFKRQRAAESKLLEIKERKERRGRSTRAAALSTPVEAGEEEVLDDDGEEEREAWNTTISLAICKAMDLLEMLKKEEDMLVAVKDKQSKDGDTEFSREALDERAKKAEAWHRDAAVRVQYTKPAQPITCATFAQDVLEGRAKASQAHEHKHQPLIFGPASLLNGSVTTERERMAAQVFQPSHRMPTMSIEEAGLKEMEIMNKWQERNARLMEEANSSWYKDNRPTRPGEDEDEDDDAAQEKARAWDDWKDDNPRGAGNKKLTPCG, encoded by the exons ATGGGTGAGAGTAGAATGGAGGAGATGACGCTGCCAGGGTTGTTCGAGAAAGCTCGCAAGATCCACGCCACCGTGACGGAGTCCGGTGGCGCCGACGATGAGACGGTGAGGAAGGGTTGCGAGGCACTCGAGAAGTGCGAGGAGATGGTTAGCAAGCTGGGATTGTTCTCCCCAAACGAGACCAAAGACGATATCTCCACAAACAATCTCAAGTATCTTCTC GTGCCATTTTATCTTGCTGAGCTGACTGAAAGAATAACGCAGGATGATAGGTTACAGGTTATAAAGGCTTCACAGGCAAAGCTTAAG GAATTCATTTCCTTTTGTGAGGCAATGGAGCTGGTTCCAAAAGAGGAGCTAGAATTTTATTCGCAAGGGGTGCCAAAATCTGTTGCTGATCAGAGGGCCAGGAAG ATTGCTAGATTTAAGCGCCAGAGAGCTGCAGAGTCAAAGTTGCTGGAAATAAAAGAGCGAAAAGAACGGCGGGGGCGTTCTACTAGAGCAGCTGCACTTTCGACCCCTGTTGAGGCAGGAGAGGAAGAAGTATTGGATGATGAtggggaagaagaaagggag GCTTGGAATACTACCATATCATTGGCGATTTGCAAG GCAATGGATCTGCTGGAAATGTTGAAGAAAGAGGAAGATATGCTGGTTGCTGTAAAGGATAAACAATCCAAG GATGGAGATACGGAGTTCTCTAGGGAAGCTCTCGATGAACGTGCCAAGAAAGCAGAAGCTTGGCATCGGGATGCTGCAGTTCGTGTACAGTACACTAAACCGGCACAGCCAATCACATGTGCCACTTTTGCTCAGGATGTTCTGGAAGGAAGAGCTAAGGCTTCACAGGCACATGAACACAAACATCAACCGCTAATATTTGGACCAGCCAGTCTTTTGAACGGAAGCGTAACAACCGAGAGGGAAAGAATGGCTGCTCAGGTCTTCCAACCTAGTCATAG GATGCCAACCATGAGCATTGAGGAAGCAGGTCTTAAGGAAATGGAAATAATGAATAAATGGCAAGAGCGAAATGCCAGACTCATGGAAGAAGCCAACTCATCTTGGTACAAAGATAACAGGCCAACAAGGCCAGGAGAAGACGAAGATGAAGATGACGATGCTGCCCAGGAGAAAGCGCGGGCATGGGATGATTGGAAGGATGATAATCCCAGGGGTGCCGGAAACAAGAAACTCACTCCATGCGGCTAA